From the genome of Camelus dromedarius isolate mCamDro1 chromosome 20, mCamDro1.pat, whole genome shotgun sequence:
TCCGGGGAGATCTAAATCAGAAGAGAACATGTATGAGATTTACCAAAATGGAATATAAGGTTTAAAGGTTGAAAAACACTTAGATACTTTGCCCAGTAATAATGACCTTCTAATGATCATTAGACATAAAGAAACTATTCGGTTTTGTGGTTAGAgtagcaagttttaaaaataaaatctcatccACTTATATATTTAATTGATGTAGCTTAAGCATAAATAACTTTCCCGTTGTACTCAACTGAAATGTATCTTCCCAGGATCCttttaatagagaaaaatcatGTGTTTGGTCTGGAGAAAActttgaaagaatgaaaattttcttaGTATCCTTTGAATAATCTGGAGAAGTATCAAAaactataacttttttttttcttattctttgagTTAAGATTTAATTCAAGTTTCTAAAAAGAAGGAATGTAATGATACTGTTGAAAAAGttaaagagtaaaatatttcctagtgtcattccatacaaatataattaCTGAATCACATTTCTTCTTTAAGTAAtttacttgaatttttatttgcaaGTTCAAGAATATATTATAAAGGGTGGGTTGTCCACAAATATTTGCCAGTTTACTCTGAATTCAAGCCTGCAACTTGACCTTATGTCTCAAAATATTTAGGAGATGAGATATGAATGAGTGTAACATGCCAGGTTTGAAATGGCCCCATGTTTGTGGGGCAGTGGATGATTTTGGTTGGCTCAAGAAGAGTATGTTAGTGATTTATCAATGAGCTGAAGAGTCTTTGCGAAGATGAAAGTTGGGAACTCAGACCTTGTCAGTGGTCATGAGGACTGGATTTCTGAGACAGGCCTGTGTTACAAGTATGAATAACAGTATCCTGGAGTTGCTTAGCCAAGTTGCAGTTAAGTGCAGTGGCAGCACTCATTTGTCCCATTTCCCAAAGACATATATAGACTTTTTTAAGTAGCTATATTTACATCCCAGAAATTTGAAGGGAAATATCCAGCCGACTAGATATAGGCCAGCACAAATGTGCTAGAATATTAAAACTACATTAATTTACTCCAGTGCTGTTGAAGTCATAAGGTAATAAAATCATCTAAAAATGATGCCATGAGAGGTTTTTCTCTTCAAATGTATTTCCAGGAAATATTTGTGCATGGTGCCTAAACCATGCTTAATCAGTTAATCTCTGAATATTTATATCctggaaattttgttttttataatgtTAAAACCTTGTTTTAAGTAAGATACAAATGAGTATATTGTAGAGTAGATTTGTTTTTAAGGTGACTTTTTTATTGCCGTTAAAATTTTCCAGTATTATCTGTGCTCATAACAAGTAGCGTATTTTGGTGTAAGTTGCCAGGCTGTTCAAAGTgagaataaaatttgttttcactttgtaGAAACGGGTTTTGAAGATGTCAGAAAGGCATTCAGGTCAAGCTGGCACTGGAGCAGGAAATGAGGTAGACTCTCCTATTGTCAATGTCAAGGACTCCAGCTCTGGAGACTTGTGTTCCACATCTTCATTTCAAGATAGTGGCTACAGTGAGCTGTTAAAATCTTGCAGCTTTGATAATACAGATAAAGaattttttggaaagaaagaaaaaggctcaACATTAATCCATGAACATCCTGAAACTTCCAGCCTGGCCTTAACACCTAATTTAGAGTCTCCGACTCAAAAAGTAAGATTTGTCTTCCCtagaaaggaaaaggataaaACTCCAGAACTTTGCGAAACTCCTAAAGtcagtggaaaaaaatttttactgcGCAGAAGATTGGAcatatctttctcttttctaaaggGGGACTTTGAATCACAAAATAGTTCTCTTGAAAGTAGTATAAGCCAAGTTcccaatttaaacaaaaatattccaAGCACTGCTTCAGGTTTGTCAAGGCaaaataatttcaattctttAGTTAATAGCACTTTGAAAACAGAAGAAGCAACTTCCAGCAGTCAAAAATTGAGGCTTAATTTTTCTCAACAGAAAACTTCCACAGTTGATGATTCCAAAGATAATGGTAGCCTATTTGAAGTTGAATGTATATCTCCAATTCAGGGCAGTGGTTTTAAAGATTCTTTCACACATGACTTCAGTGATAGCAGTCTATGTGTTAACGATGAGAATACACATCCCAAACTTCTGGGCTCCTCTGTTAGTGGAACAACATATGGAACAGATGAAGACATATTTGTGACTCCAATAAGTAATCTTGTAGCAAATATTAAGTTTACCGCAAGTCAAAGGCTTACTCCTTCAACTGAAGTGAGACGCAACATTTCAACACCCGAAGACAGTGGTTTTAACTCTCTTTGCTTGGATAAATCAGGAGATTCCCTCTCTGACCAAGAGGGTTCTTTTCAAGAACTACTTCAAAAACATAATGGAGCTCTCAAAGTTGGGGACACTGTAAGGAAGTCAAGGCATCTTGAAAGGTTGAGAAGACTGTCCACCCTTCGAGAGCAAAGCTCACAATCAGAGACAGAAGAAGAACAGCTGGTCAACCACTCTGGTCCTGAAACAACACCAGCGGTGGCTTCAGACAGCTCAGAGAGTCAGCCAAGCAGTGATAATAAGAGTGAGGATTTGATTTTAAGCTTTCCAAATTTATCAAAGACCCCAGCTTTGCAATTAATGCATGAGCTCTTtatgaaaagcaaaaggaaaagattCCAGCAAAATGGTGCCCATGAATTGTTAGAAGAAAGGGACGGGGAGAGAATAGCTGTACTACAGCGTGTACTTGCAGGACTGATTGGCAAGAAAATGGGTATAGAAAAACTGGACATCTTAACAgaattaaaatgcagaaatttaaAGCATATTCTTGCTATGGTTTTGGACTCTTTGACTGTAGAAAGCCTGTGcaggtaagaattttttttttttctgaaatacagttgccttttatcactttctttttttaagttggaaagtTTTTC
Proteins encoded in this window:
- the FBXO43 gene encoding F-box only protein 43, with product MSERHSGQAGTGAGNEVDSPIVNVKDSSSGDLCSTSSFQDSGYSELLKSCSFDNTDKEFFGKKEKGSTLIHEHPETSSLALTPNLESPTQKVRFVFPRKEKDKTPELCETPKVSGKKFLLRRRLDISFSFLKGDFESQNSSLESSISQVPNLNKNIPSTASGLSRQNNFNSLVNSTLKTEEATSSSQKLRLNFSQQKTSTVDDSKDNGSLFEVECISPIQGSGFKDSFTHDFSDSSLCVNDENTHPKLLGSSVSGTTYGTDEDIFVTPISNLVANIKFTASQRLTPSTEVRRNISTPEDSGFNSLCLDKSGDSLSDQEGSFQELLQKHNGALKVGDTVRKSRHLERLRRLSTLREQSSQSETEEEQLVNHSGPETTPAVASDSSESQPSSDNKSEDLILSFPNLSKTPALQLMHELFMKSKRKRFQQNGAHELLEERDGERIAVLQRVLAGLIGKKMGIEKLDILTELKCRNLKHILAMVLDSLTVESLCSVFSVQIPDSSPIIHQNWNLLCVRNLRIMSHSKLRKDSSLLRLWLERELGKLQSVGQILSVTCVFKGAILNVEDAATRLHVLNRSALRSVQAQARTPGFQREQISTFSPWGEVLTPVASSAVTPLSSKQEEYVKVAKTLFIDEALKPCPRCQSPAKYQPYKKRGLCSRTACGFDFCVLCLCAYHGSEECSRGAARPRNRKDALPGSAQSKRNLKRL